In Manis javanica isolate MJ-LG chromosome X, MJ_LKY, whole genome shotgun sequence, the DNA window gtgggattcacatataaatcaagtaaaaaatcaaatgaataataaaatttttaaaaactcactcaTTTTGGAAGAGGACATGAAAATTGTAATCTGAATGGAGATGCTTTCAACAATAATTACTTATCTCCCATGTTCTAagttagaaaaaaattgctatgacatttaaaaacaatcttATGCTATTGTCACATAGTACAAAGGAAGAAGACCAAGATAGTATTTTCCCCATTAATTATTTGCttctaaaatggagaaaaaactaaaaatattttacaggtgtcaaattttaatacaaaggacttcctttaaaaaagtattacATAAATACAAAAAGTATTGCTTTCTTTCCTGTAACGTGCCTAGAACAGTACATGATTCTGaagctgtaaaagaaaaaaaaaagacacgtTCCCTGTCCTTACTGTAATTTGTAGTCTCATTGGAAAAACACAAGCTAACcacaggaaggagggaagaacagATGGAGAAAACTTCCATTTAGTATCTGCTTTGTGCTGGGCATGTTCGCATCTAATCCTCACCACAGTCTTACAAGATGtggtgttcattcattcattcattcattcactcatttaaatgaTGTAGCTACGCCCAAGGTCAAACCACCAGCAAAAGAACAAGTTCAGATTCAAATTTAGGTCGGATGCCAGAGCCATTATTCCCACTATTATCACACTGCCAAGTGATTCATTAAATCATACAGATTTAGTGAGGAGTACTGACAAGAGAGGCAGTGCAGCACATGGTTGAATTCATGGAATTGAGAGTTACACCAACCTGAGTTCAAATaccagctatgtgactttggacGAGCTATTTAACCTTCCTGAGCCTCTTATCTGTAAGATAGATAGAGTAATAATACCTACCCATGGTGTTGTGAtgttcaaatgaaataatgtacataaaagaTTTCATGTAATACTTGCCACAGTAAACAATAAGGAGCAAGTATTATTAGTGcaacactgatttttaaaattaattttttaaacccCAAAGTAACTTTTCTGCTTCTGCATCTGAGGGAGGAGGCCCCTTTCATACCAGTAGGGATATATTCCCTTCCCTTCACACAGACTGgtcagaaaggagaagaaaaatacacTTCATAGCCACTGCCAGTCCTTTTATGCTGCTAAAGTAAGGGACTCTGGAAAAAAATGGATCACTACACATAAAAGATATTTTGGATATGCAAAGGGAAGCCCTGGGCAACAAGGGGTGGAAAGCCAAATTGTTCTTCCTTAACATGGCAATATAAAACTTCATCGACCCAAATCTTGAACTGATGTCTGTATAACGTAAATAAGAATTATGGGAGCTCAAAGAGGGCAGATAAGATGAGAGGTCATCTGTGACATGTCACTCCACTGATCACCAGGTTTCATTCAGCTCATTTGGCTGCATAAGGAGGAACCCCCTTCTTCTCCTCTCTTGGTTTGCACCTAGTTGGCGGCAACATGGCTGCACGTGCTAAGAAAGTCAGAATCGTCGGTAAATACAGAACCCACTATGATGCCTCCCTCAGGAAAATGgtgaagaaaattgaaataagCCAGCATGCCAAATACACTTGCCCCTTTTGCAGCAAAACCAAGATGCAGAGACAAGCTGTGGGGATCTGGCACTGCAGTTCCTACATGAACACAGTAGTTGGAGGTGCCTGGCCCTGTACCACCATTCCTGCTGCCCCAGTAAAGTCGCCCATCAGAAGGCTGAAGGAATTGAGAGACAAGCAGAGGTGCCACCATGTGAAGCATTATAGACAATAATAAATGGGTTAATTTATGTAacaaaaacagagagagacagagaaaaacctccttccttcttcattgCTTCCTGGACCTTGCTTTCAAACATTCCCAGATAATGAAGGCTCATGTTTCCTTCTGTCGGGGCAGCAAGAAGCTGAACCTCCCTGCTGGAACCACAGAACAAGGTGTTGAAAAGGCACTAGAATAATCAGAGAGAATTGTCTAAAGGGTTTTGGTTGGACGTGACAGGGTCAATCAGATTCAATGCACAGTgggaaatgggaaagaaagattCTAGGAAGAAAGATGGAACTAGAAATAATACCTCAATGAGCCCAGAAAAGAACTCTGCCTGGGAAAACAAAGGGCACTAACCTTTGCCTCTCCAATAAATTATCAATGTGGTCCTAGTCTTCTTATGACTTCTACACAGATGGAAAAGGCAGCTAATGTCCAAGCAGCTCTCCTGGGGTTGGGCAAGGAAAGTGAGGACAGGACTGGAATAAAAAGGGACACCTCTCTCCAAATGTAGGCCCTTCAAAGAGCTCTCATACCAGGTCACAAGCTGGACTCTAACAGTTATTTTAACCACTGCTTTCCCCTCAAGCCAACATTTGACTTTTACTGGGTGGCCTTACTGGGTTGCCATTGAGAGATAATCTTTCAACTGTAATAAGAGGGAAGTATCTCCTGTCATATTTACTGAATCTGTTATTGTTAAGTTTGGCTGcctataacaacaaaaaatagttAACAAAGTGTCTTAATGAAGACAGAAGCTTATTTCTCCCTATGAAGAGATGTCTGGAGACAGGCAGTCCAGGACTGTTGTGGCACCTTCACAGCCAACAGGGGCCCAGGCTCTTTCTTGCTGTTTCATCATCCTTAGCTTCTTGCCTCCTATTCTGAGACGGCTGTTCAAACTCCAAGTACATTTCAGCTATGATGAAGTAGGAAGGAGCAGAAGGGCTTGCCTCTTCCTCTAACAACACCCCTAGATATTTCACACAACACTTCCACTTGCATCTTGTTGgccaaaataacaataaaaataatagctagtATTTCTAGAGTGTCTACTATGTGTGAGGCACTGTTCTAAAGGTTTTACAAATATAAACTCATTTATTCATCATAGAAACTCAATATAGTAGGTAATTATGatatcattttacagatgcagaaactgaggcacagaggggtaaATTAAAGTTAGTCAGAGATTAAACAGATTTGAACCCTACATAGCCTGACTTCAGAATCTGTGTGCCCTAAACACAGTGCTACACTGCCAAAACAAGCTAGGCCTCTCCTAACTCCATGGAGGACTAGCAGTCTTCTTATGGATACCAATTACTTCAGTAAAATATTGAGGGTTTTTactggagaagaaaggagaaacttAGAGAAAGCAATAGCCTCTGCCATACCTACATCAAAGATTCAAGATAGTGTCTCTAAAAGCTCTTTGAAATACAGTTAAAAGCAGTATACATATAATGCAGGTAGAGCAAGTTGCCCTGTCAATCCCCAGAGAGTATTATGGGAATTATGGGATGTTTTCTCTGAATCAGGCTAGGAAAACACTGACAAGCACCATTGTTTTGTCTCTccaatataaaaatgtgaaagtgATACAGCAGTGTTTGGCAGGGATCCCTGGGAAAGTCCCCTTTAAAGAGAATGTAGGCACTTCCAAACAAAACTCATGTCATAATAAACTTTTTCATCACCAGACTGTTCCCTAGAGTAGTTAAAGCCTATAGGTCTCAGACATAAAGCTGATAAAACCTGACTGCATGAAAGCAGTTTGAATTCAGACACTGCAtcaatacataatacatatatatatatatatatatatatatatatatatatatatatatatatatatatatatatatatatatattaaggcatttattttaaggaattggctgaCATGACTATGGAGGCTGGCGAATCCAAAATTTATAGGGCAGGCCAGCAAGCTGGAAACTCAGACAGAATTTCTATATTATAGTCTTAAGGAAGGATTCCTTCCTCTCCAGGAAACCTTCATTTTTGCTCTTAAGGCtttcagctgattggatgaggcccacctacaGTATGAAGGGTAATATATTTTAGTTAAAGGCAACTGATTGTAGctattaatcacatctacaaaatacctccACAGCAACATGTAGCCTGGTGTCTATCTGAACACGGCAGCCTAGCCAATGGACACATAAAATTTACAACCAAAGATACCAGTGCCACGTGTGAAATGGAAATGCCTAGTCAGCTTTCAACTGTTTTTGAGAAAGGACTAGTGAACTAATTTTGCATGGGGTGCCTAGCCCCTAAATTTCTGTGTAGCCCTATCCCTGAAACACCTGGTCAACCCCTGCATATGATCAGGCCTCCA includes these proteins:
- the LOC108397511 gene encoding large ribosomal subunit protein eL43-like, translated to MAARAKKVRIVGKYRTHYDASLRKMVKKIEISQHAKYTCPFCSKTKMQRQAVGIWHCSSYMNTVVGGAWPCTTIPAAPVKSPIRRLKELRDKQRCHHVKHYRQ